From the Flavobacterium gyeonganense genome, the window GAAGATTAAATTTAGTTACGATAACGCCGGCAATCAAATTAGCAGGATATTGTGTGTCAACTGCCCGCCAGAAACAGGCAAACAAGTAAAGGAAATAGAAGCCATTGTGGAAGAAGACCTTGAAAAAATCGAAGGAGAGGACATGATTTCCTACTATCCCAATCCGGTAAAAGAAGAACTGTATTTAAAATGGGAGTTAACAGATGACAATTATGTCACTTCAATTCAGCTTTTCTCACTTACTGGGCAGGTTTTAAAAACGTTCCAGGGAACTAAAAATCAAATACCCAGAATATTTTGTTTCAGTCATATCCGTCAGGGGTGTATGTTATTTTAGTCAACTACAAATCAGGTACCCCAAAATCATTTAAAATTATCAAGCAATAAACTGTAATATGAAACAATTTTACTTTTTCATTTTTCTTTTAGCTACACATTTTTCTTTTTCACAAAATTTTACACCCGACACTAAAGGCGAATTACAAATTTCTAATTCGGGAACACCAACATATAAAGTACCCATAGCGTTACCTCCGGGTATAAAAGATGTGGCACCACAAGTGGCATTAACTTATAATGGATCGAGTGTGCAAGGACTGGCAGGGATGGGTTGGAATATCGTTGGAATATCATCTATAAGCCGTGTAGCCTCAAGAATAGATCTTGATGGCTTAATTGACCCCGTTGATTTCGATAATTTAGATCGGTATGCTTTAGATGGACAACGATTAATAGAAAAAACAGGTGCCTATGGTGCAGATGGAACCTCTTATCAAACAGAAAACTATACTAATTTAAAAATTGAATCAAGCGGTCAGCTTTCCCTATTATTTGTATCGCCTCAAAGTTTTACAATCACATTTGTTGATGGATCTAAAGCATACTATGGAGGTACAACAGACTCGAGAGGATTAATGAATTGGATGATCAATCGTTGGATTGATCCTCAGGGCAATTATATAGATTATACTTATGAAATTGAAAACAATACGCAGCGTATCAAAACAATTAGCTGGGGTAATAATATAAATGTCGCGTCAGGTTATGAAAATAAAATAGTTTTTACTTATAAAGAAAGGTTAAGAGCTGAATACTCCTATCTGAATTTTGATGACCTAAAAGTAGAAGTAAACAAAATATTAAGTGATGTAAGTGTGTCTACCGGAGGTCAATTATTTAGAAAATATACTTTAAATCACGAAACAATTTCTGGAAATTACCAACGTGTAAAAAACATTGTTGAAAGTAATGGGGCTAATGAAAATGCAAATCCTATAGTTTTTAATTATGAGACAACAGCTGATGGTTTTGCACCAATAGTAAAATACGAAGGAGTTACAGATAATGATTTAGCAAATGTAAAATTAAGTGGAGATTTTGACGGCAATGGCGAACAGGATTTCGTGACCGATAGCAAAGTATATTTGAACCCTATTGATAACAATAGTACCTGGACTGGTATTCCTTTTAGTCTTGGTAAAAATTATTTTACAGCAAATACCGTGTCCAATAATAAATTAAATCAATTTCAGTCAATAGTAACTTATTATTCTGGAAGAGGTTCTGATTCTTTTTCTTTTAATATTTATGATTATGACCCTCTAACTAAAAAAATTATTTTAAAACAGACTAAAAATTTTCAAAATAGTTATAGAGCACCTATTTATTTCAATGGTAACGTTCCTAACGGAGGCTTTGGTACAGATCCTTGTTTTTTACCAGGTTCTTACACACCTATTCCGGGTAAATTTATTGCTGAAGGCGATTTTAATGGAGATGGTGTCTCAGAAGTGCTCCTTAGTCAAGGAAGAACTTGTTCTGTTAATTTCACTCCAAATGCTAATGGTATTGGTTGTACTGAGACTATGAGTTGTCCAGGTACAACCAACTATTTTTTATTTGATTTAAATGAAAAAGCACCTACAGCACCTGGAACAAGAGGTTTTGTGAATTTGGATATGGAAATTCCATTAAGGAATTATTTAGCGCACTATAAAAGTAAAATAAATGTAATTGATTTCAATGGTGACGGTAAATCAGATCTTTTAATTACAAACGAGGATAAAACGTATAAAGTTATTGGATTTAAACAACTCGCTGTTGCTCCCTGGACACAAATAGAAATTCTAGCAGAAGGGACATTTGCATATTATAATAAGGATTATCAGATTGTTTTCGGAGACTTCAATGGTGATGGTAAGACCGATATTATGATGCCAATTTCGGATGGATCATCAGACTGGAATTTGTCACAATCGACAGGGAGTTCTTTTATCAATACGTATTATTCTAACTTTGAATTATATGATCCATATTGGGAGGGTGCGCCAACAGCCAATAAGAGAGTAAATAGAAGTTATCGTGCAGCA encodes:
- a CDS encoding T9SS C-terminal target domain-containing protein; this translates as MKYYTTLLVLAFSLLSNAQNQTKIKFSYDNAGNQISRILCVNCPPETGKQVKEIEAIVEEDLEKIEGEDMISYYPNPVKEELYLKWELTDDNYVTSIQLFSLTGQVLKTFQGTKNQIPRIFCFSHIRQGCMLF